From Planctomycetota bacterium, a single genomic window includes:
- a CDS encoding ATP-dependent DNA helicase RecQ produces MTDLDAVLKEQFGLEEFRPGQRKVIEATIAGRDVLCVMPTGAGKSLCYQLPALVKGGLTLVVSPLVSLMADQVRQLEERGQNALLFNSTLTAGERRDVISRIRDGFEGLLYVAPERFNDDNFVDLLAGCDLRLFAVDEAHCISQWGHDFRPEYQQLGPVVDRLGRPTCIALTATATADVRNDIRNSLGLDDPLVQVSGFDRTNLGYHTVTAQKVAEKQTLLMRLVREQKGSGIVYCSTRKNVDEVTSLLAGTCPGRTVVAYHAGMDDAARKSNQETFMDSPDAVAVATNAFGMGINKPDIRFVIHYNLPGTLEAYYQEAGRAGRDGRAAVCTLLYSFADKRTQDFFISKIGDRGEVEPERIAELQERANAKLESVIRFARQRRCRRQMILDYFGDDAEIECHNCDVCGGGAPVAEDVVEVPEHVTLAIRQMLSAIARLHRRFGLGSVAEVLAGSENEKMRRWGLNELPTFGLMRDRQIKQIIAMLHRVMESGLARQVDPENARRPVVELSNAGLAVMKGQTPPPVSLADLIPRQRKLAVAPVRRSVENEFDVDYTPEARERFERLREMRTRLASEAAVPPYVIASNRTLEAIATAEPTTPEELESVPGMGPKKVAQYGDAILDALG; encoded by the coding sequence ATGACGGATCTCGATGCGGTACTGAAGGAGCAGTTCGGCCTGGAAGAGTTCCGGCCGGGCCAGCGCAAGGTCATCGAGGCGACGATTGCGGGGCGGGACGTGCTGTGCGTCATGCCGACCGGAGCGGGGAAGTCACTCTGCTATCAGTTGCCGGCGTTGGTCAAGGGTGGGCTGACGCTCGTGGTTTCGCCGTTGGTTTCCCTGATGGCGGATCAGGTGCGGCAGTTGGAAGAACGCGGGCAAAACGCGCTGCTGTTCAACTCGACGCTTACCGCTGGTGAGCGACGTGACGTGATCAGCCGGATTCGTGACGGCTTCGAGGGCCTGCTCTATGTCGCGCCCGAACGGTTTAACGACGACAACTTCGTCGACCTGCTCGCCGGTTGCGACCTCCGACTTTTCGCCGTGGATGAGGCGCACTGCATCAGCCAGTGGGGTCACGACTTTCGGCCCGAGTACCAGCAGCTCGGCCCGGTCGTGGATCGGCTGGGTCGTCCGACGTGCATCGCGCTCACGGCCACCGCCACCGCCGATGTCCGCAACGACATCCGCAACTCGCTCGGCCTCGACGATCCGCTCGTGCAGGTCTCCGGCTTCGACCGCACCAACCTCGGCTACCACACCGTCACCGCACAGAAGGTCGCCGAGAAACAGACGCTGCTCATGCGGCTCGTGCGGGAGCAGAAAGGCAGCGGCATCGTCTACTGCTCGACACGCAAGAACGTCGACGAGGTCACGTCGCTGCTGGCCGGGACGTGTCCGGGGCGGACGGTCGTCGCCTACCACGCCGGCATGGACGATGCCGCGCGTAAGTCGAATCAGGAGACGTTCATGGACTCCCCGGACGCGGTCGCGGTGGCGACCAACGCGTTCGGCATGGGCATCAACAAGCCGGACATCCGGTTCGTCATTCACTACAACCTGCCCGGCACGTTGGAGGCGTACTACCAGGAAGCCGGCCGGGCCGGCCGCGATGGTCGGGCGGCAGTTTGCACACTGCTTTACAGCTTCGCCGACAAACGCACGCAGGACTTTTTCATCAGCAAGATCGGCGACCGCGGCGAGGTTGAGCCCGAACGCATCGCCGAACTGCAGGAGCGTGCGAACGCCAAGCTCGAGAGCGTCATCCGCTTCGCACGCCAACGTCGCTGTCGCCGGCAGATGATCCTTGATTACTTCGGCGACGACGCGGAGATCGAGTGCCACAACTGCGACGTCTGCGGCGGCGGGGCACCGGTGGCCGAGGACGTCGTGGAAGTGCCCGAGCACGTTACGCTTGCGATCCGTCAAATGCTCAGCGCCATCGCACGGCTGCACCGTCGGTTCGGACTCGGCAGCGTCGCGGAAGTGCTCGCCGGTAGCGAGAACGAGAAGATGCGCCGCTGGGGCTTGAATGAACTGCCGACCTTCGGGCTCATGCGGGATCGGCAGATCAAGCAGATCATCGCGATGCTGCATCGGGTGATGGAGTCCGGGCTCGCCCGGCAGGTGGACCCGGAGAACGCGCGGCGGCCGGTGGTTGAGCTGAGCAACGCCGGGCTCGCGGTGATGAAGGGCCAGACGCCGCCGCCGGTGTCGTTGGCGGATCTGATCCCGCGTCAGCGAAAGCTCGCGGTCGCCCCAGTTCGGCGGTCGGTCGAGAACGAGTTCGATGTCGACTACACGCCCGAAGCGCGGGAGCGGTTCGAACGGCTGCGCGAGATGCGAACACGCCTGGCGTCGGAGGCGGCGGTGCCGCCTTACGTCATCGCCAGCAACCGAACGCTCGAGGCCATCGCGACCGCCGAGCCGACCACGCCCGAGGAGTTGGAGTCCGTCCCTGGCATGGGCCCGAAGAAAGTCGCCCAGTACGGCGATGCGATTCTCGACGCGTTGGGCTGA
- a CDS encoding family 43 glycosylhydrolase has product MTFVFIALLSFAMQSTAPATNPGTARVADKPLFEDPVFDGAADPSIIWNRETETWFMFYTNRRANMEEPDGVEWVHGTRIGIAESADGGATWEYVGEANIDLADGGPQTHWAPAVVHRQGRYHMFLTHVPGIFTNWKHSRSIVHLTSENLRDWTFHSTLDLDSTRVIDAGVFPLADGTWRLWYKDEMQKAATFYADSRDLETWQVVGRATEGPPSEAPVVFRWKDRYWLIVDEWSGLGVYHSDDAATWTRQEGPRLLSQPGTGPQDKVKGSHPDVLVSDDRAYLFYFTHPGRRGGVGFVSPAQRRSVMHVTELSLEDGRLTTDRNAPTYIDLKPGESPGR; this is encoded by the coding sequence ATGACTTTTGTCTTTATCGCACTCTTGTCCTTTGCCATGCAGAGCACCGCACCCGCGACGAACCCTGGCACCGCTCGCGTGGCGGACAAGCCGTTGTTCGAGGATCCGGTTTTCGATGGGGCCGCCGATCCTTCGATCATCTGGAATCGCGAGACCGAGACGTGGTTCATGTTCTACACCAATCGTCGGGCAAACATGGAGGAACCGGACGGTGTCGAATGGGTGCATGGCACGCGCATCGGGATCGCCGAATCGGCCGACGGTGGCGCGACGTGGGAGTACGTCGGCGAGGCCAACATTGATCTTGCAGACGGCGGCCCACAGACGCACTGGGCGCCTGCGGTCGTTCACCGCCAAGGCCGCTACCACATGTTTCTCACGCACGTTCCGGGCATTTTCACGAATTGGAAGCATTCCCGTTCGATCGTGCATCTGACGAGCGAGAACTTGCGCGACTGGACGTTCCACTCGACGCTCGACCTCGACTCGACACGCGTGATCGATGCGGGCGTGTTTCCCCTGGCTGATGGGACGTGGCGGCTGTGGTACAAGGACGAAATGCAAAAGGCGGCGACGTTCTACGCCGACAGCCGCGACCTCGAAACTTGGCAAGTGGTTGGGCGGGCCACCGAGGGCCCGCCTTCGGAAGCGCCGGTCGTGTTCCGATGGAAGGACCGGTACTGGCTGATTGTGGATGAGTGGTCCGGACTTGGTGTTTATCACAGCGATGACGCAGCCACGTGGACGCGCCAGGAAGGGCCGCGCCTTCTGAGCCAGCCCGGGACCGGGCCACAGGACAAGGTCAAAGGCAGCCACCCCGATGTCTTGGTCAGCGATGATCGTGCCTACCTTTTCTATTTCACGCACCCCGGTCGACGCGGCGGCGTCGGTTTCGTCAGCCCCGCCCAGCGCCGCAGCGTCATGCATGTCACTGAGCTAAGCCTCGAAGACGGACGTTTGACGACCGACCGAAACGCACCGACTTACATCGATCTGAAACCGGGCGAATCACCCGGCCGCTGA
- a CDS encoding DUF192 domain-containing protein: MKWLTIPALLLALSVACDQAPAVETVAAEPETRAPAGEPQDLPTTQMRLGNLRFNLQIANDPTEREIGLMHVTEMGKKDGMIFVFPKPGQLSFWMEDTLIPLDIIFVDATGTVTKIAQMTPLSRDLTDSDGRCQWVIELNAGMAGEAGIKVGDVLLMPAEVRPDTAE, from the coding sequence ATGAAGTGGCTCACCATTCCCGCGCTGTTGCTCGCGTTGTCCGTCGCCTGTGATCAGGCACCGGCGGTCGAGACGGTCGCGGCGGAACCCGAGACCCGCGCCCCCGCCGGTGAACCGCAAGACCTGCCGACGACCCAGATGCGGCTCGGCAACCTGCGGTTCAACTTGCAGATCGCCAACGATCCGACCGAGCGCGAGATCGGCCTCATGCATGTGACGGAGATGGGCAAGAAGGACGGCATGATCTTCGTTTTCCCCAAGCCGGGCCAACTCAGCTTCTGGATGGAAGACACGTTGATCCCGTTGGACATTATCTTCGTCGATGCGACCGGCACGGTGACCAAAATCGCTCAGATGACGCCACTCTCTCGAGACCTGACCGATAGCGACGGGCGTTGTCAGTGGGTGATCGAACTCAACGCGGGTATGGCCGGCGAAGCGGGAATCAAGGTCGGTGACGTGCTGCTCATGCCCGCTGAAGTTCGCCCGGACACTGCCGAGTGA